The DNA sequence ATTCTCTGGGACCTGTTCCCACCCTTGAGGAAAGTTATGATGCGAAGTCATACTACTCAATCGAACACAATATATATCCGAAAGAATCGGATATCATTGATGAAATGAATGCTTTTGAAGCTGTACTCAAAAAATATGACGTAGAAGTTTTGCGTCCGAGTATTATCAAGGACTATAATCAGGTTTTCGCCAGAGATGTAGCATTTGTTATTGATGATAAAATGATCATTTCAAATGTAATTGCTGACAGAGCTGATGAACAGGAAGCTTATAAAAAGGTTTTTGAAAAAGTAGCCTGGAGAAAAATTATCAATCTTCCGGAATCTGCGCATATCGAAGGGGGAGATGTTATTGTATGGGATGACTTTTTATTTATTGGAACTTGTTTCAGTGAAGACTACAGAAACTATAAAACAGCGAGAACGAACGAATATGCTATAGAAATTCTAAAAGAGTATTTTCCTAAAAAAAGAATTATTGATTTAGAGTTAAAGAAAAATGATAAAATTCCTTTTGAGGGGATTCTTCATTTGGACTGTACATTCAATCCTATTGGGAAAGATAAATGTCTTATTTATAAAAATGGTTTTGTGGATGAAAGCGATTACCGTCTGATCATTGATATTTTCGGAGAAGAAAACTGTTTTCATATTACAGATGAAGAGATGTTTGAAATGTTTCCTAATATCTTCTCAATCTCTCCGGAAATTGTAGTCTCGGATAAAACATTTACAAGAATGAATAACCACTTAAGAAATGAATGGGGAATGACAGTGGAAGAAATTCCATACCGCGAAATTTCTAAAATGGGTGGATTGTTAAGATGCTCTACAATGCCATTGGTAAGAGAGTAGTAATTAGTATGAGGGTGAGAGTGTTTGAGAGTAAGAGAGTTTGAGTTTTTTTTTATAAGTAAAATTTAAAATTATGTCAACAGTTAAATTTCATCAGGATTTAAGAGTTTTTCAAAAGTCTTTTGAAATGGCTATGGCAGTTTATGAACTTTCAAAATCTTTTCCAAAAGAAGAACTTTACTCTCTTACAGATCAAATCAGAAGGTCATCCAGATAGGTTTCTGCTAATATTAGTGAAGCCTGGGGAAAAAGGAAGTATGAAAAGTCTTTTATTGCAAAACTTACAGATTCAGAAGGTGAAGCAAGAGAGACCCAAACTTGGTTACAATTTTCTTTAGCATGCGAATACATTAATGAAGAACAATTCAGTAACATAAATAATCAGTATAATCAAATAATCGGGATGTTAGTTAGTATGATAGGTCAATCAGAAAGATGGTGTTCATTTTTATCTTTTAATCAAGAAGAAAATAATTTCTAATTTCAATCAGATAAAGACTCTCAGACTCTCAAACCCTAATATTCTCAAACTTAAAAAGATGCAAACAACAGATACAGTATTAATGATAGAACCGATCGCTTTCGGTTACAATGCGGAGACCGCAGAAAATAATTACTTTCAGGTTGAACAGAAAGATTTAGATGTTCAGGCTAAAGCTTTAGGAGAATTCAATATTTTTGTTGAGAAACTAAGGAACAAAGGAATCAATGTAATCACAATCAAAGATACATTGGATCCTCATACTCCGGATTCTATTTTCCCCAACAACTGGGTAAGCTTCCATAATGATGGTAAAGTGGTTCTATATCCAATGTTTGCCTCAAACAGAAGGGTAGAGAGAAGAGAAGATATTCTGGAGACGATAAAAAGTAAAGGTTTTGAAATAACTGAAATTGACGATTGGTCTCTTCCTGAAATTCAGGGACATTTCCTAGAAGGAACCGGAAGTATGATCTTCGATCACGATAATAAAATTGCGTATGGTTCTGTTTCTTTAAGACTGGATGAGAAATTATTCAGAGACTTTTGTGAGAAATATGGTTTTACACCAGTTGTTTTTCATTCATTTCAGACAGTTGGTTCAGAAAGGCTTCCTATCTATCACACTAACGTAATGATGTGTGTGGCGGATAAATTCGTGGTGATCTGCCTGGATTGTATTGACAGTGAGTTGGAAAGAAGCAAGGTCATCGAAACGATTAAAAATTCTGGAAAAGAAATTATTGAAATTTCGGAAGAGCAAATGCAGCAATTTGCGGGAAATATGCTTCAGGTTCAGAATGGAGAAGGACAAAAATTCTTAGTAATGAGCCAGACAGCTTATCAGTCATTAACGGCAGAACAGGTTGCCGCGATTGAAAAATATTGTGAAATCATTTATTCAGATTTGAATACCATCGAAGTAAGTGGTGGTGGAAGCGCCCGTTGTATGCTGGCGGAAGTTTTTCTTCCTAAAAAATAATGTAAAAGGAAAATAACTATCATATTCTTCTGGCTTTAGAAATAAAGCCAGAATTTTTATTTTTTAGAAGGTTATAATTCCATATAATAAGAAAACCAAAAAAAGTTAAGTAAATTAGCGAATTAAGTAAAAATTATGAAGATGCAGAAGTACTTTTTTATGATCCTTATTGTACTGGGATTTGGTTTGAATGCTCAACAGAAAACATTTTGTAACCCGATTAATATAGACTACGGATATACCCCGTTTGAGTCTTTCTCCAAGCAAGGGAAACACAGGGCTACGGCAGATCCTGTTATCGTTAATTTTAAAAATAAGCTGTTTCTCTTTTCTACCAATCAGGAGGGCTATTGGTATAGTGATGATATGCTTGATTGGAAATTTGTGAAAAGAAAGTTTCTTAGAGATAATAAATATATTCATGATCTTAATGCGCCCGCAGTTTGGGCAATGAAAGATACTTTGTACGTTTTTGGGTCGACCTGGGAGCAGGATTTCCCCATATGGAAAAGTACAAATCCTACCAAAGACGATTGGAAGATCGCAGTAGACACTTTAAAAGTCGGAGCCTGGGATCCTGCTTTTCATTATGATGAGGATAAAAACAAACTGTATTTATATTGGGGATCCAGTAATGAATGGCCTCTGTTAGGAACAGAAGTGAAAGTAAAGACCTTACAGTCTGAAGGTTTTGTAAAACCAATACTAAGATTGAAGCCTGAAGATCATGGCTGGGAGCGTTTTGGAGAATATAATGACAATGTTTTTCTGCAGCCTTTTGTTGAAGGAGCCTGGATGACAAAACACAACAACAAATATTATATGCAGTACGGAGCTCCGGCTACTGAATTTAGTGGTTATTCAGATGGAGTTTATGTCAGTAAAAACCCTCTTGAAGGGTTCGAATATCAACAGCATAATCCATTCTCCTATAAACCGGGTGGTTTCGCAAGAGGTGCCGGACATGGGGCCACCTTTGAAGACAATTACAAAAACTGGTGGCACATTTCCACGATTTTTATTTCGACAAAAAACAATTTTGAAAGGAGATTAGGGATCTGGCCTGCAGGGTTTGACAAAGATGATGTCATGTATTGCAACACATCCTATGGTGATTATCCCACTTATCTTCCACAATATGCTCAGGGAAAAGATTTCTCAAAAGGCCTTTTCACAGGCTGGATGCTATTGAATTATAATAAGCCCGTTCAGGTTTCCTCTACTTTAGGAGGTTATCATTCCAATTATGCGGTAGATGAGGATATTAAAACGTATTGGAGTGCTAAAACCGGAAATTCCGGTGAATGGTTCCAGACAGACCTCGGAGAGCTCTCCACTATTAATGCCATTCAGATTAATTATGCAGATCAGGATGTAGAATTTCTCGGGAAGACTTTAGGGAAAATGCATCAGTATAAAATCTATGGTTCAAATGATGGTAAAAAATGGAACGTTATTGTTGATAAGAGTAAAAATATCAAAGACGTTCCTCACGATTATGTAGAGCTGGAACAACCTGTAAAAGCGAGATTCCTAAAAATGGAAAACCTTAAAATGCCTACAGGGAAATTTGCACTGAGTGGATTTAGGGTGTTTGGGAAAGGAGGGGGAGATAAACCTTCACAGGTTCAGAATTTTGTTCCTCTGCGTGCGGATGCAAAGAAATATGGGGAAAGAAGAAGCATATGGATGAAGTGGCAACAGAATCAGGATGCAGATGGTTATGTCATATACTGGGGGAAATCTCCGGATAAATTATATGGAAGTATTATGGTATATGGCAAGAATGAATACTTTTTCACTGGCGCAGACAGAACCGATACTTATTATTTCCAAATTGAAGCTTTTAATGCCAACGGGATTTCTGAACGAACGGAAATTATGAAATCAGAATAAAAACTAAACTAAAATCATAAAACCATGAAAAAACTCAATTTTTTACCGATCTTATTATTCCTGCTCACTGTTTGGAGCTGCAAGAGTAGTGAGGTTGAAGAGTATCAGACTGACCTTGATACGGCAGTAAGAAAAATTCACGCTGATCTTGAGAAGGAATTGAATACTGACGTTCCTTCATTAAGTGTTTATATTGTTTCCCCAAAAGGAACCTATTTCAGTACAGTTACTGGAAATAATGGAGCTCTTGTCACTAAGAAAACCTATTTCCGTTTTGCAAGCAATACCAAGAACTTTACATCAACAGCAATTTTGAAAATGATGCAGGATGGATGGCTTCAGCTTGATGATAAAATTACAGCCAATATTCCCGGGACAAATGTTCCCTATGTCCCCAATTCTTCAGACTGGAATTTTCCCAATAAAAATCAGATTACAATTCGGGAACTTTTGCAACATAATGCCGGGGTTTATGATGTGACAAATGATGCTTCTCAATACAATGTGAATGGTGAGACCTATACGGACTATATGCTTGCGAACTTTCCGGATCATCAGTTTTCTACTGGTGAGTATGTGAAAATTCTTACAGAGCATAATCTTACTTATGGACTACCGAATACGGTATATCATTATTCAAATACAGGATTTTCCATTTTAGGAGAAATAATTGCACGGGTGTACTCACAGAAATCAAATGGATCTAAAACATATGGAAACTACATGTACGACAAAATTGTAGGACCTTCTTCAATGATGCCATTAGATATTAAGTTTCCAGAATTAGCGTCAGACAAAAACCTGCCGATCCCTTATGTTAAAGGTTTGATTAAATATGCAGATCATAATGAGATAACCGATCAAAAAAATGCAAGTGCCCATGTAGCGGAAGGAAATGGGGTAGGTACGATGGTTATGCTCTCTGACTATATAAGAAGTATAATGAAAGGGCAGAATGTTCTTAATGCTTCAAGTGTGGAGCAAATGAAGACAAGTAAGGGACCGGCTACAACTTCCGGTTATGGTCTGGGCTGTTCTTATGTACCTGGAGTCGGATATGGGCATAATGGTGCCACCGAGGGCTATCTTTCAACAATGCTTTACGATCCGGAAACGGATGTTTCAGTAGTCGTTCTCCTTCCTTTTTGGGATTTAAGAAATATGGACAACTTTACAAAATGTCTTTCTACTTTGAACACAACGGCTCTGGAAGCCAAAAAAGCATTGAAATATTAGTGAAATTTTTAATAAAAAACTTAAAATAAAACGCTTTGATCTGATCAAAGCGTTTTATTTTTATCAAGATCCTTTATAAACTGATCCACTTTATTAATAAGGAAGGAGCTATTGTTCTCTTTGTCCCAATCGAGGTGCCCACCATTAAATTCATAGGACTCATGGAGAATATGGTTTTTATTTAAGATAGAATCTAAAATTACTTTTTGGGATAGTGGGATCACTTGATCATTTTTGCCATAATAAGAAAGGGTGGGAGCTGAGGTTGTACGAATCCAGTTAACAGGGCTCGAAAATTCGGTCATTGAAACATTTGATAAAATAGTTTTTGGATCTATCAGATGTTTTTCAACGAAAGGGTAATCAAAATACTTTTTAAAGCCAGAATCTGATAAATCAGAAGGTCCTACAATATTGATGACTGCTTTTACTTTTTTATCCCTGTCAAAATGATAGGCATATAGCATTGATAAATGTCCCCCGGCACTATTTCCTAGCAGGAAAAACCGGGGTTTGTATTTTAATGTTTTTTCTAAATAGTGAATGACGTTATTGATATCTTCAGTCTGATTGGGAATCCCGAAGCGTGATGTTGATGCCAGTCTGTAATTGATGTTTGCAAAAACAGCTTTTGGGAATTTCTGCATCATGGATAAAGTAAAAAAAGTTAATTGAGATTTGTTTCCACTCCGCCATCCGCCACCGTGTATCATTATAAATACATCTGATTTTGAATTTAAAACTGCCGGAATATACAGATCCATTGTCTGTTCAGGATCATTGCCATATGAAATGTTTTCCTGGCTTTCAAAGTTGATTTCTTTACCAAGATGTATCGTTTTTTTCTTACAGCAGATATTGAATAACAATAAACACAAACAGCTGAAAACAATAATTATTTTTTTCATATGGTTTAAAGATAAAAAACTCGCTGAGTTCTCAGCGAGTTTAATACAAAATAATTGATATGAAGAATGAATGTTTTTTATCTTGTTCTGCTTTTAATAGCGTCGGAAGCACCTTCGATGTCCCTCATTTTTTTCACTTTTTGATTTCCAAAATTATAAGTGATACTTAGCGTCATGCTCCTTCTGTACTGGTCATTTCTGATGTAATTATAATTTCCGTTTGGCTGATAATCCTCTATTTCTACAATATTGGTTCTTAGTACATCATTTACATTGAGGGCAAATGTCCAGTCGTTCCAGTTTTTCTTTATACTTAAATCCAGACTCATTAGGTTTTTCAACATTCCTAGTTCGATTTGCTGTTTATCAACGAAGAAATAATTAACACCTAAAAACCAGGTTTTTTTCTTATCCAAGCGGATGGTATTGTTACTGGTGATTACAATACTTGTTGATTTTACAGTATTAGTATACACCAATGGTTTTCCGTCTTTGTCTACAAATGTATCTCCGCTTGTAGGATCTCCGGCTAAAGAACCATTATTAATGTTGTGTTGAACTCCTGCATTAAAATTCAATGTTAGATATTGTTTAAAAAAGCTTTTCTGAATTCCGACCATGGCAGACATTTCCTGTTTGTCTCCAAAGTTTGTTCTGATATATCGCAATACATTTTGAGTACCTATCTTACCATCAGCTGATTTTACAAAACCCTGTAATGGAACCTGAGTGATCTGATCTTTAAAATAAGAATGATTTAATATCAGGAAATAAGAATTTTTATACATATAGGTCAATTCCTGGTTATAGGTAGAAGAGGCTTTTACGAAGGGATTGTTTTGTGTGTAATTAAATTCTGTGATATAATTTCTTACCGGATTCAATTCCCAGAAACTTGGTCTTCTCATTCTGCTTGAAAATGAATAGGAGATATTATTCTTATCATTGATAGCATAATTAAAGCTTAAATAGGGAAGGAAATTATTATAATCTCTTTCAATTCTCTGATATTTTTGGCTTTCTATTGTATTTGTAGGGTTGTCTGCTGTCCCTAAACTATTGGTGATTTCATATCTTGCTCCTACTTTTCCCGAAAACTTATCTGAAAATTTCTTTTCAAGAGTAAGATATGCTCCGTATATATTTTCATCATAAATGAAATGATTGAAATCTGGTTTGGGCTGTGGATTCTTAATGTCGTTATTATTTTCATCTACGAATTGATAAGTAAAGTTTTTAGTATCATTATTCGTTTTAGTTTTATTAAAATTTCCCCCTACAGAAATCGTAAAATCATTTTTGAATTTCTGGATATAGTCAACAGTTCCTGAAAAGTTATTGATGATCTGTGGTGTTTCCTGTGTGATAGTTTGTCCAGGTCTGGAATAACCTCGTGTCTTATCGGGTAACATCGTATTGTTTTGAGCAAACTGAAACCTTTTGTAGATAAGATATGCTGCATTGGCATTTAACTTACTACCCAGTGAATCTAATTTTATTTCATAATTTAAGTTGACTGAATTATTGTAGTTTCTTCCATCAGCTCTGTTTTTTGTCCATGTATGTGTTGTTTCGGTAACCCCTTTCTTATTGGGTTGTGTTAAGGTATTGAACAGGTCAATGATAGAATTATTACTCTTATTTGCCCAGGAATTCCATGACAGGGCTAAATTACTTTTTTCGGTTAATTGATAGTCAATATTCAGGTAACCACCCAGATTTTTATTAGGATCATCGATGTCACCTACAGATTCATTCTTTAATTTATCCGTTCCGTTTCTTAAAATATAAGATTGTGGCTCTATGTTTTCACCGCCGTTCAGGTTAGCACTGATTCCTAATTTATCCTTTCTATAGTTGACTGAAAAACTGGCTGAGCTTGCATTATACTTATTTTGAGTGTTGGACATTCTCATGTTTCCATTCAATCCATCGCTCATTTTTTTCTTTAAAACAATATTGATAATTCCATCGGAAGATTCTACCTGATATTCACTTCCTGGAACCGTAATCACTTCAATTTTCTGAATATTTTCTGCAGGAGTGTTTTTTAGAAATTGTACAAGAGATTCAGCATCCATATTGGTTTTTCTACCATTGATATAGATAAGGGCATTATTCTTTCCTGCAATTTTCAATGTCTTATCATCCGTTGACGAAAGAAGAGGCGTTTGCTTCAAAATATCAAAAGTTGTATTTCCTTTGGCAACAGGAGAAGCAGCAACGTCGTAGACAAAACGGTCACTTTGTTTTTTAAATACCTGTTTTGTTAAAGTAACTCCTTCTATACTTTTTGTCTTTACTGAATCTGATTTTTTTTCCTGAGCGGAAGCAAGTCCGGTGAAAAAGAGAGCTGCAATGAGTAGTGGCGTTTTCATGAGTTTATTTTTAGGGGTGGGCGAGATTCTGACTTGTGGCAACGCAGAATCTTAGAGAGTTTATTATATTAAGTTCTTGATTTTACAGCATCATTAGCTGATTTCATTTCTCTGGCTTTTTTCAGTTTCTGATTACCAAAATTGTAAGTAACACCTACACTGAAAATTCTTGGATACTCAAAATTGGTGACATTATTAAAACTTCCATCAGGCTGAATTCCTTTAATTCTGTTGAAGTTTTGATTGAATACATCGTATACTTCTACAAGAACTGTCCAGTCACCAATGATCTTTTTCACATTAAGGTCTAAGCTTTGTCTTGTTCCCAGTTCTCCGATTTCTATTTGGCTTTTTCCTCCGTAGAAATAATTAACCCCAAGGAACCAGTCTTTTTTAGAAGAAAGGCGAATAACATTGTTGAACTGTGCGGAGATATTGAAGTTTTTTACATTGATAACATAAGGAGTAAGTACTTCTGTTTGACCTGGAACTGGTCTTGATGTCGGATCTTCAGACACCGTACCTGAATACATAGCATAGGCTAAATTGACAGAATAATTGGTTGTCCAGATATCTTTAAACCAGGATTTGTTCATCCCGACAGTCAAACCAAGTTGCTTATTATTTCCATAATTGGTTCTGATATATCTTAGGAATTTTGTAGTAACCATAACTGGATCTCCACTCGTATCAAGTATTACTTTCCCATTTTCATCTTTTTGTGGTTTTGTCACAGTTCCCTGCAATGGAACCTGATTTGAAGCATCTTCTACATAGTTAAAGCTGAGGTTCGCATAGAATGCATTTTTATACATATAGCTGATCTCCTGATTATAATATTTTGAAGCAAGAACAAACGGGTTATTTTGGGTATAATTATCAGGAGTGAAATATGTTCTCGAAGGATTCAATTCCCAGAATCTAGGTCTTCTGATTCTGCTTGAAAAAGTGTAGCTAATATTATTATCTGCGTTAATAGCGTAATTGAAATTAAGATATGGAAGGAGATTATTATAATTTCTATCAAACCCTGTTTTTCCTAGGATTTCACCAGTACTACGCGTCATCTCGTAACGTGTTCCTATTTTTCCTGATACTTTTTCGCTTAATTTTCTTTCATAAGTAAGATAAAGTCCCAGAATGTTTTCTTTATAAATGAAATGATTGGTCTGATCGAAATCGTTTACGAAGCTGTCACTTGCTTTTGTATAGACATCCTGTCTTGTATCGTTATCGGTTTTAGTATTATTATAACTAATTCCCATTAACCATGAATTTCCTTTTTTCGTTTTTTTGATGTAATCAATGTTAGCCGCGTAATTGTTAATGATCTGTGGAACCCATTGTTTAAATGCTCCGTATTTATTATTGTCAGCATCATAAAAAGGGAATGTTTCATTAATGCTGTATTTATCTCTGTTGAACCATAGGTAAGAAATGTTAGATGTTAATTTACTACCCAATGAGTCTGTCTTGATCTCATAATTTAAATTAAAAGAATGGTTTCTTGTTTGTGCATCCTCATCATTTACAGTTCTGTTTTTCAAAACTCCGTTTTGAATATTGGTGATATCTAAAATTGAATTAAAGCTTTTATTATACCTCATATTGTATGTGAAACCTAAACTTTGCTTTTTATTAATTTCATAATCGATATTAACGCTGCCTCCAAAATTTTTATTAGGATCGTCATTAAATCCAAATGATTCATTTTTGAAAGTGGAATTTCCGTTAGAAAGTCTGTATTTTTCTCTGTCTGTCCAGCTTCCGGTACTGATGTTTGTATTAACAGCAAGTTTGTCTTTTCTAAAGTTCAGGGATGCACTGGCAGAAGGATTATTGTAATAAGCTTGCTCGTTTTGCATTTTTAAAGTTCCGTTATACCCATTGTTTCTGCTTTTTTTCATTACAATGTTGATCACACCATCGTTTGATTCTACCTGGAATTCACTGCCTGGAACGGTAATCACCTCAATTTTCTGGATATCCTCCGAAGGAGTATTCTTAAGCATTTCAATTAATGCCTCAGCATCCATATTGGATTTTTTATTGTTGATATAGATGACAACTTCAGATTTTCCCATGATTTTCAATGTTTTTCCATCAATACTGGAAATCATCGGAGTCTGTTTCAATAAGTTGAAAGTATTCGTCCCTTTTGCAATAGGAGAAGAGGCAACATCATAAATAAAACGGTCGCTCTGTTTTTTGAATACCTGTTTCTTTAAAGTGATACCTTCTATATTTTTAGTTTTTAAACTGTCTGATTTCTGTTGGGCAAAAACAAATCCAGTGAAAAATAAGGCTGCTAAGAGAGTGGGCGTTTTCATGATTCTATTTTTTATTTGTTAATAGCTTGTATTTGTTATTATTTAACATTACAAAGATATATAATAAATTTAGTATTATGCAATACAAAGTACTTACAATGTTTTTATAATATTTTTAACTTATTGATTTTCAGTTACTAAAATTTCAGTTAAAAATTTTTATTCATTTTGATTGACTTACTTATTAGACAACTTTCGGATGAAAGTTGTTACATCGAAAATGAAAATTAACAAATAAGGATAGGTTTGAACAAGTATTTTTGGGTAAAATACTGTTGTAAATTATACCATCAGATATAAAATTAATAAGTGCACAAGAATCTTAATAGCCTATGCTGGTTTACATATAAAGGAAAATATATGGATTGTTAGAGGGTGCAAATACTGTAATGGAACAGAATGTATGAAAAGAAATTATTAACAACGAGAGTGGATTTTATAAAAAAACCTCTTTTTTTATTCTCTGTCGAAACGGGCCAGCTTTTTATCCACCCAAATGGTTGCAAAAGGAAAGAATGCAGCCAATAAAGCAAAAACAAAATCCTCATCATCCCATTTAAATATTTTTCTCACCGGAATACAGAATAAAAGATAAAGCGTAAAAAATAGACCGTGGATATTTCCAATAACAATAATGAAAATAGTGGGAAGAAGACCTTCATCATCATACCTTTTCCAGATCATGGCTACTCCATAAAGCAGGAAACAGGTAATTGCCTCTGCAATACAGATTTGTTTAAACCATTTGATGATTTTTTCCTGAGAATATTTAGAGAAAAATTTTTCGATGAAGTTCATTTCAATTATTTGTAATAAATTTTAAAAGATTTTTTCACACCATTACGCATGACGTTTTGCCTTGAAAGTGCAAATTTACTTGATTTAATAAAATTTCTAATTTTTTTTTCAAAATAAGGGATAAACTGTTCATTTTGTTGATTCTCGAAATGATGATTTAAACCTTCTAATTTTAAGGTATAGTTTTCTTCATCTAATTCTAATGTAACTTCAGTAAATGATTGATTTTCTTTTGAAGAATATTGATAGCCCTTTGGATACCTGAAATTTTTAAAGAAATATTGACTTAGCAAAACATCAGCTAATTGTGGATCTCCTTCATAGATCCAATTTAAATGTTCATTGTATTCAAAAATTACAGAGTGATTTTTATTTAGATGATTTAAAAGTGATTGTCTTACAATGTTCTCGATAAAATCTTTACCAAACTTTTTTTCTGTAAAATAACTCATGTAATGATGGTAACACAGGTCACTAATATAATGTCCCGGTATATCACTGCCCATCATAGTTCCTCCCCAAATAATATTGTAATTTTTTAAAGCCTCTTCAAGTTCTTTCTTTGCGGGAAAATCATCTCCGCTAGGAGCAGTAAGATATATAAAATATTTATTTTCAATTTTTGAATTGTTAACTGCTTTTATTGAATCGTTACTGCATTGTTCCTTGTAATATTTTAGTCTCTCTAGAAATATTTTTTTGTATTCTATTTCTCTTGCACTCTTTAAAGAATCTGTTATTTTAGCAGGTATATCTTGCCCAAAGAAAAAAGCTTGAGTAAAAAAAATAAAGAAAAAAGTATAAAATTTCATAAGCACTATTTATAAAAACTACTACCATCCAAATATTCAAAAACTTCGGGCGGAAGCATAGGTCTTACATTTTTACCTTGCTTAATCATGTTTCGGATCTCGGTTGCTGAGATTTCTATGACAGGTGCTTTGATTAGAGAAATATTTTCATGTTGTAGATAATCAGAATCTTTTTTCTCCCCTTCAAAAACACGTGGGTAAACAATGATATGATGGTTTTTAATCAATAGATCGGAATTTTTCCATTTATGGAGCCCATCAAGATTGTCCTCACCCATAATCAAACTGAAAGAATAATCAGGGTACTTTTCATTAAGGTAGGTAAGGGTGTCAATTGTGTAACTAGGTTGTGGAAGTGAAAATTCCACGTTTGAAGCACGCATATTAGGGTAATTTCTTACCGCTGCCTGTACCATGTCTAAACGGTT is a window from the Chryseobacterium sp. T16E-39 genome containing:
- a CDS encoding TonB-dependent receptor domain-containing protein; the protein is MKTPLLIAALFFTGLASAQEKKSDSVKTKSIEGVTLTKQVFKKQSDRFVYDVAASPVAKGNTTFDILKQTPLLSSTDDKTLKIAGKNNALIYINGRKTNMDAESLVQFLKNTPAENIQKIEVITVPGSEYQVESSDGIINIVLKKKMSDGLNGNMRMSNTQNKYNASSASFSVNYRKDKLGISANLNGGENIEPQSYILRNGTDKLKNESVGDIDDPNKNLGGYLNIDYQLTEKSNLALSWNSWANKSNNSIIDLFNTLTQPNKKGVTETTHTWTKNRADGRNYNNSVNLNYEIKLDSLGSKLNANAAYLIYKRFQFAQNNTMLPDKTRGYSRPGQTITQETPQIINNFSGTVDYIQKFKNDFTISVGGNFNKTKTNNDTKNFTYQFVDENNNDIKNPQPKPDFNHFIYDENIYGAYLTLEKKFSDKFSGKVGARYEITNSLGTADNPTNTIESQKYQRIERDYNNFLPYLSFNYAINDKNNISYSFSSRMRRPSFWELNPVRNYITEFNYTQNNPFVKASSTYNQELTYMYKNSYFLILNHSYFKDQITQVPLQGFVKSADGKIGTQNVLRYIRTNFGDKQEMSAMVGIQKSFFKQYLTLNFNAGVQHNINNGSLAGDPTSGDTFVDKDGKPLVYTNTVKSTSIVITSNNTIRLDKKKTWFLGVNYFFVDKQQIELGMLKNLMSLDLSIKKNWNDWTFALNVNDVLRTNIVEIEDYQPNGNYNYIRNDQYRRSMTLSITYNFGNQKVKKMRDIEGASDAIKSRTR
- a CDS encoding DUF3817 domain-containing protein; translation: MNFIEKFFSKYSQEKIIKWFKQICIAEAITCFLLYGVAMIWKRYDDEGLLPTIFIIVIGNIHGLFFTLYLLFCIPVRKIFKWDDEDFVFALLAAFFPFATIWVDKKLARFDRE
- the nadD gene encoding nicotinate (nicotinamide) nucleotide adenylyltransferase translates to MKKIGLFFGSFNPIHIGHLILANYILENSDMDELWFVVSPQNPFKDKKSLLKDHNRLDMVQAAVRNYPNMRASNVEFSLPQPSYTIDTLTYLNEKYPDYSFSLIMGEDNLDGLHKWKNSDLLIKNHHIIVYPRVFEGEKKDSDYLQHENISLIKAPVIEISATEIRNMIKQGKNVRPMLPPEVFEYLDGSSFYK
- a CDS encoding outer membrane beta-barrel family protein; this translates as MKTPTLLAALFFTGFVFAQQKSDSLKTKNIEGITLKKQVFKKQSDRFIYDVASSPIAKGTNTFNLLKQTPMISSIDGKTLKIMGKSEVVIYINNKKSNMDAEALIEMLKNTPSEDIQKIEVITVPGSEFQVESNDGVINIVMKKSRNNGYNGTLKMQNEQAYYNNPSASASLNFRKDKLAVNTNISTGSWTDREKYRLSNGNSTFKNESFGFNDDPNKNFGGSVNIDYEINKKQSLGFTYNMRYNKSFNSILDITNIQNGVLKNRTVNDEDAQTRNHSFNLNYEIKTDSLGSKLTSNISYLWFNRDKYSINETFPFYDADNNKYGAFKQWVPQIINNYAANIDYIKKTKKGNSWLMGISYNNTKTDNDTRQDVYTKASDSFVNDFDQTNHFIYKENILGLYLTYERKLSEKVSGKIGTRYEMTRSTGEILGKTGFDRNYNNLLPYLNFNYAINADNNISYTFSSRIRRPRFWELNPSRTYFTPDNYTQNNPFVLASKYYNQEISYMYKNAFYANLSFNYVEDASNQVPLQGTVTKPQKDENGKVILDTSGDPVMVTTKFLRYIRTNYGNNKQLGLTVGMNKSWFKDIWTTNYSVNLAYAMYSGTVSEDPTSRPVPGQTEVLTPYVINVKNFNISAQFNNVIRLSSKKDWFLGVNYFYGGKSQIEIGELGTRQSLDLNVKKIIGDWTVLVEVYDVFNQNFNRIKGIQPDGSFNNVTNFEYPRIFSVGVTYNFGNQKLKKAREMKSANDAVKSRT